CTGGCGCAGCGCCTTCGTCAGGTAGGCGGAGTTGATGCCGTGCTCCAGGTCGATGTCGACGCCGCTGAAGCCGTACTCCTGCATCAGCGCGTACGCGCTGTTCGCGAAGGCCGTCGCCGACGCGTCGCTGTTGATCGTGACGTTGCCCTTCTCGCCGCCCACCGAGATGACCACCGACTTGCCGGCGGCCTTCTTCGCCGCGACGTCCGCCTTGAAGTCGGCGACCGAGGCGTAGCCGACGGCCGGGTCGAGGTTGAAGACGATCTGGCCGGGCGTGTTCGTCGAGTCGGCGAACGACACCGCGATGATGTCGTACTGCGCCTGCACGTCGCGCAGCTTCTGGACCTTGGCGCCGTTGTCGAAGTTCTGCCAGTAGCCGGTCAGCGCGTGCCTGGGCACGGTGGGGTGGGGGTTCGTGCCGCCGGGTGCGGTGCGGGCGGTGACGGTGGCCGACCGGGCCGACTCGCCGGCCGCGTTGGCCGCGGAGACCTGGAAGCCGTACGAGGTGTCGGCGGCGAGCCCCGTCACGGTCGCCGAGGTGCCGGAGACGGACTGGACCCGGGCGCCGTCCCGGTAGACGTGGTAGCCGGTCGCGCCGCTGACGGGGCTCCAGCTCAGCGAGACGGACGACGGGGTCACCGCCCCGGCCGCGAGCCCGGCCGGGGACGCGGGCACGACCGGGTCCGGGTCGCCGCTGCCGCCGCCGTCCGGCCCGAAGACCGAGACGTCGTCGACGTGGTAGGCGGCCTGCCCGTACCAGCCGTGCGTGTAGACGGTGACCGAGGTGGTGCCGGGGCCCGTGGTGAAGGAGGTGGTCAGCTGCTGCCACCCGGCCGCGCCGGGCGTCCAGGTCGACACGTCGGTCGTGCCGGTGCCGGACGCGCCGAGGTAGGCGTACCCGCCCTGCACCCAGGCGCTCAGCCGGTACGTGGAGCCCGGCTTGACGGTGACGGTCTGGGAGCAGCGGGCGTTGTCCAGCCCGCCGGGCGTCGCCTTCAGCGCGCCGGTGCCCGCGTGCACGGGCGAGGTGACGACGGCGCCGCTGCCGGCGGAGCACGTCCAGCCGGTGAGGCCGGACTCGAAGCCGGCGTTCCTGGCGACGTTGCGGTCCTCGGCGGCGGCGGGGGCGGTGCCGCCGGTCAGGACGAGGCCGGACGCCACGGCGAGCGCGAGCGCGCCGCCGGTGAGCGTTCTGGTGCGGTCCACTGTGCTGCCTCCGGTGGGGGAGTGGGGAAGTGGGGTGCGGGGGTGGGGAGTCGGCAGGGGGCGTGCGGGACGGTGGCCACCGTGGTGCGTGCCCGTACAAGTTGGTCCAGACCAATGCCCTTGTCAAGGTTCCCGTCCCCGCCCGGACTTCGGCCGCGGTCCGATGGGGCGCCATTCGCGCGGCCCGGCTGGGCCCGGTCGGGCCCCGTCGACCGGCCGCTGATGCCGACGTTCGGTCAACTTCCGCCACCTTCGCCCCATTTGCGGCCGCACGCGGTGCGCAGGGACCGCCACGAGGAGTCCGAAAGCGGTTCTCCCGCCCCGTCCCCGCCGATAAAGTGCGGGGTGGGAGCACACACGGAGCAGCAGTGTCGCGGGCGACCGCGACGCGCCGGGAACACCGGTGGCCGGACCGAACGGGGAACCAGCGTGCCGACCGCGATTGCCGTCACCAGTCCCGACCTGGTGCTGCCGCCGACCGACCACCACACCCCCGCCGCGGCCGTCCTCCCGGCCCCCGGCGAACAGCCCCTGGCCGCCGCGCTCGCCGACGTCCGCACCCTCCTCGACCAGCACGGCCACCTCATCGCGCTCTACCCGTCCTCCACGCCCGCCGACCACGTGCGCCGCCTGCACACCGTCCGCGCGCTCCTGGAGAGCGACCGCATGGCCCTGCTGCCGCTCGACCTGCCCCCGCTCGGCGTCGCCGTGCTCGCCCGCCAGCTGCGGCAGCTCTCCCTCTGCGACTTCGGACCCGGCGTCCTCGCGACCGCCGCCCGGC
This portion of the Streptomyces changanensis genome encodes:
- a CDS encoding chitinase yields the protein MDRTRTLTGGALALAVASGLVLTGGTAPAAAEDRNVARNAGFESGLTGWTCSAGSGAVVTSPVHAGTGALKATPGGLDNARCSQTVTVKPGSTYRLSAWVQGGYAYLGASGTGTTDVSTWTPGAAGWQQLTTSFTTGPGTTSVTVYTHGWYGQAAYHVDDVSVFGPDGGGSGDPDPVVPASPAGLAAGAVTPSSVSLSWSPVSGATGYHVYRDGARVQSVSGTSATVTGLAADTSYGFQVSAANAAGESARSATVTARTAPGGTNPHPTVPRHALTGYWQNFDNGAKVQKLRDVQAQYDIIAVSFADSTNTPGQIVFNLDPAVGYASVADFKADVAAKKAAGKSVVISVGGEKGNVTINSDASATAFANSAYALMQEYGFSGVDIDLEHGINSAYLTKALRQLSAKAGPGMVLTMAPQTIDMQNTGTEYFKTALAVKDILTVVNMQYYNSGSMLGCDGKVYAQGSVDFLTALACIQLEGGLDPSQVGLGVPASPRGAGSGYVDPSIVKNALDCLTRGTGCGSFKPSKTWPSLRGAMTWSTNWDATASNTWSNAVGPHVHNLP